One genomic window of Motacilla alba alba isolate MOTALB_02 chromosome 3, Motacilla_alba_V1.0_pri, whole genome shotgun sequence includes the following:
- the RIPPLY2 gene encoding protein ripply2, producing the protein MNRGRWGFRAAQRPPPAIKASGPAGGSDKRAAADRRRMEGGRPRPLSAALPPQGYSPLSSSRCGGRPGPALTALPSPRSPAPFWRPWVPAPGEAARRSPGPAAHHSPGGLAEASRKLAQYTHPVRLFWPKSRCYDYLYQEAEALLKNFPVQATISFYEDSDSEDDEDQPEQDSRTESGC; encoded by the exons ATGAACCGGGGGAGGTGGGGGTTCCGCGCcgcgcagcgcccgccgccggctATAAAAGCCTCCGGGCCCGCGGGTGGCAGCGATAAGCGAGCGGCCGCGGACCGGCGGAGGATGGAGggcggccgcccccgcccgctctcggcggcgctgcccccgcAGGGCTACTcgcccctctcctcctcccgGTGCGGCGGGCGGCCCGGTCCGGCGCTGACTGCCCTGCCCTCGCCCCGCAGCCCTGCGCCCTTCTGGAGACCGTGGGTGCCCGCGCCGGGTGAGGCGGCCCGgcggagccccggccccgccgcg CATCACAGCCCCGGAGGGCTGGCGGAAGCCTCCCGAAAGCTGGCGCAGTACACGCACCCCGTCAG ACTGTTTTGGCCCAAATCAAGGTGCTATGATTACTTGTATCAGGAAGCTGAAGCACTTCTGAAAAACTTCCCAGTTCAGGCTACAATTTCCTTTTATGAAGATTCAGATagtgaagatgatgaagatCAACCGGAACAAGATTCAAGAACAGAATCAGGTTGCTGA